The Denticeps clupeoides chromosome 10, fDenClu1.1, whole genome shotgun sequence DNA window GCGTTCCTTCATCGAAAGAGCCTCTGGGCCAGTCAACAGACTGGTACCTGGATACAAACACACCCAATATGGTAAAAAATCACACTGCAGCttgagatttttaaaaaaacataactgaATGTGGGTAAGTATTGCATGGATGAGGAAAGCACATCTTCTTACTTAAGGTTTCATGCTCCAGCTTGCGACTGTGCAGGTAccgtctcttcttctccttcagcaAGTGCTGCAGTCGCTTGAACTGGTCGATGTAAAGGGACTGCAGACGGATGAGTTTCTCACGAGTTATCAGAGCCACCTCCTCTGCTGTATAAATGCCCGCATGCCTAAAATGGATTTTAAACATGCATGTAAAAAGTTAAACAACCTTTTATAACTAAGAAAGCAAACATTTGAAAGGATGCATGTCTTGATCCAAGCTATAATGTTCAgataatgtattgtttttttttagcaaactggTATTTCCACACTTACTTGAGAGGATCTTCGTGGTCACTGTCAATGCTATCTGCCTCACTATCAGGTTCTCCCCGCCATGTCTGATCCAAAACTACAGGCTCCTGCTCTTCCTCACTACAGCTCTcctcatctacacacacacacacacaaatatagcAGCTCAGGAGTCACTATTAATGAACAGTAGTACCAGTACAATACTAATTTAAGGCTTAAAGAGACCCACTTGTAATTATGCAACGATGTAAATTATGCACTGGCTAATCAAGAATCATTCCTAGTAAACTAATTACAACTTTAATGACAACTATTGGGGAAAAAGAGCAGAGAGGACACCATGCAAATCACGACGTGCAAAAAGTCATTACCCAAAATGCGGCTACCCTCGCTACGTGTGGCATCCTGGCCAAAGGGACCTGCATCGCTGTAATCACTGAGCTGAGACAGGAGGAGCTCTGGTGATGGACCAGACGACGCCTTCCGCACCTGAGCCTTGAGAGCCAGAGTGTTCCTGTGTGCATGCTCTGCACAAAACGCCACCCTGAAAAACAGGAGTGCCATGCATAACCACTAAAACCCAAACTAGATTGTGTAAGTACATGCCAGCGAGTATTAGTATTAGAAGTTCAAAACATGGGAGCGTAAAGCAAATTCTTGGATAATAACAAGGTCATTTTTGACACCTGACTAAAGCACTGACGCAACTCTGATTATTTGTGCACAAAACACAATCAGAATGTTACGGTGCCTTACTtcacaacgtttttttttttttaatatgaacaCAATTTACCCGTCTTTCTTGTCTGGTTTTGGGGCTGCATTGGAACAGCGCTTGCCATTCTTATTTGAAACATAGCTGCATTGTCTGTAGGGGGCATTCTTGTCCTCCAGGATGTGCTTGATGCAGAACTCCAGGCCTTCGAGGCGGGGCTGGGAACAAGGCCTCTGGCTGTAGGAGCAGGCCTGGGGCTCCAGAGCGCGGGCAGCCTGGGCCACACGGCCCCTGCTGGAAGGCAGCACGTGGATCCTAATCCTGTTCATCACTGGTACTGTATGGGCAGAaggcaacaacaaaaatatatatatttttttatcgataaacccaggttgaaaccccacctactaccattgtgtccctgagtgtctctggggggactgtccctggaactactgattgtaagtcgctctggataagggcaactgataaatgctgtgaatgtaatcTACTGATTCCaaggtgggcagccatgacaggtgcccggggagcagtgtgtggggacggtgctttgctccgtggcacctcggtg harbors:
- the LOC114798661 gene encoding KAT8 regulatory NSL complex subunit 2-like, producing the protein MNRIRIHVLPSSRGRVAQAARALEPQACSYSQRPCSQPRLEGLEFCIKHILEDKNAPYRQCSYVSNKNGKRCSNAAPKPDKKDGVAFCAEHAHRNTLALKAQVRKASSGPSPELLLSQLSDYSDAGPFGQDATRSEGSRILDEESCSEEEQEPVVLDQTWRGEPDSEADSIDSDHEDPLKHAGIYTAEEVALITREKLIRLQSLYIDQFKRLQHLLKEKKRRYLHSRKLEHETLSTSLLTGPEALSMKERENLRKLKALRRYRRRYGVEALLHRQLRERRQAVTEGANQTHSMRLSQRCISFVEGTRCSNQCLPMTRHCVSHIYQDSSQVLFRLCPGLKDMPCDRPVHMGQSEDPRCPLHLSLPPPMYKSEQEPLAPEPLAPTPSEMYLSAAELQPTENLPLEFSDDLDVVGDGMQCPPSPLLFDTALALEDQTIRAIAEAPMDILTAAEAELEPVSGAEMSERGHGNAGDQASLEGTETARLGDKAQQGPGSAVADAT